A genomic window from Solanum dulcamara chromosome 11, daSolDulc1.2, whole genome shotgun sequence includes:
- the LOC129873511 gene encoding vacuolar sorting protein 39-like isoform X2, with product MVHTAYDSFQLLDNSPSKIDAIESYRSNLLVACSDGSLRVYAPESSISDQSPPSDFLSETLGLYQGRYVLERTLNGFSRRQMLAMEVLVSRELLLSLSESITFHQLPNLEILSVITKAKGANVYSWDDKRGLLCFGRQKRVCIFRHDGGRGFVEVKEFGVPDTVKSMSWCDENICLGIRREYLILNTTNGVLSEVFPSGRIAPPLVVPLPSGELLLSKDNIGVLVDQNGKLIQEGRVCWSEAPAVVIIQKPYAIGLLGRHVEIRSLRVPYPLIQTVVLRNVRHLVRSNNTVIVALDNSVFGFFPVPFGAQIVQLTASGNFEEALALCKLLPPEDSSLRSSKEQSIHIRYACFLFENGSYEEAMEHFVASQVEITYVLALYPSIIVPKSSCIPEPQKFADVADAPYLSRGSSGLSDDLDSVSSNVFESDEMDIESKKMSHNTLMALIKYLQKKRYSVIEKATTEGTEEVVSDAVGDNFISYGTYRSQKPTKGRIHTPITSIARDMAAILDTALLQALLLTGQSSTATDFLKALNYCDVKICEEFLHKRSQYACQLELYRCNSMHHEALTLLHQLVEESKSEQTLVELSTKFRPDMIIEYLKPLCATDPMLVLEFSLPVLESCPMQTIELFLSGNIPADLVNSYLKQHAPDMQATYLERMLAMNENSISGNLQNEMVQIYLLEVLDLYAEHNSQQKWDEKTCPPPRKKLLSALESISGYNPEVLLKRLPPDAMYEERAILLGKMNQHELALSIYVHKLHVSELALSYCDRVYGSGLQQHSAKSYGNIYQTLLQIYLNPTKTTKKFEKKITNLVSSQNPGIPKVGLGTTAKVKGGRSKKIAEIGGAEDTRFSPSGTDSGRSDGDTEDAAEEGGSTIMLDQVLDLLSRRWDQIHGAQALKLLPRDTKLQNLLPFLGPLLRKSSESYRNFSVIKSLRESENLQVKDELYNQRKAVLKITSDSMCSLCNKKIGTSVFAVYPNGKTIVHFVCFRDSQNMKAVGRGSQLRKR from the exons ATGGTGCACACTGCCTACGATTCCTTCCAACTCCTCGATAATTCTCCCTCCAAAATCGATGCCATCGAATCATACCGCTCAAATTTGCTCGTCGCCTGTTCCGATGGATCGCTCCGTGTTTACGCTCCAGAGTCCTCCATTTCCGATCAATCTCCGCCGTCTGATTTCCTTTCCGAAACCTTAGGGCTTTATCAAGGACGCTATGTGCTCGAAAGAACTCTAAATGGATTCTCCAGAAGACAAATGCTGGCCATGGAAGTCCTCGTCTCACGAGAACTTCTGCTTTCCCTCTCCGAGTCCATCACGTTCCATCAGTTGCCCAATTTGGAGATTTTGTCTGTGATTACTAAGGCTAAAGGTGCAAATGTATATTCGTGGGATGATAAAAGAGGGTTACTTTGCTTCGGGAGGCAAAAGAGAGTTTGTATTTTCAGACACGACG GGGGGAGGGGATTTGTGGAAGTGAAAGAATTTGGAGTCCCTGACACAGTTAAGTCGATGTCATGGTGCGATGAGAATATTTGCTTGGGGATTAGAAGAGAGTACCTGATATTGAATACCACCAATGGTGTATTGTCTGAGGTGTTTCCTTCAGGGAGGATCGCACCACCTCTTGTGGTGCCTCTTCCCTCCGGAGAACTTCTTTTGAGCAAG GATAATATTGGTGTCTTAGTTGACCAAAACGGGAAGTTGATCCAAGAAGGGAGGGTTTGTTGGTCTGAGGCTCCTGCAGTTGTTATTATCCAGAAGCCATATGCAATAGGTCTCTTGGGGCGGCATGTTGAG ATACGTTCTCTTCGTGTTCCTTATCCTTTGATTCAAACAGTTGTCCTTCGGAATGTTCGTCATCTTGTTCGAAGCAACAATACTGTGATTGTTGCTCTTGATAATTctgtttttggattttttcctGTTCCTTTTGGTGCGCAG ATTGTACAACTAACAGCATCTGGAAACTTTGAGGAGGCCTTGGCTTTGTGCAAATTGCTACCACCAGAAGATTCAAGTCTTAGATCTTCAAAGGAGCAATCAATTCATATAAG ATATGCGTGCTTTCTGTTTGAAAATGGGAGCTATGAAGAAGCAATGGAACATTTTGTGGCATCTCAAGTTGAAATCACTTATGTGCTCGCCTTATATCCATCCATTATTGTCCCAAAATCATCTTGCATACCCGAACCACAGAAATTTGCGGATGTTGCAGATGCTCCATATCTCTCCAGAGGCTCCTCTGGTCTGTCAGATGATCTAGATTCTGTATCTTCGAATGTCTTTGAATCTGATGAAATGGATATTGAGTCCAAGAAAATGAGCCACAACACTTTGATGGCTCTGATTAAGTATTTGCAGAAAAAGAGATACAGTGTCATTGAGAAAGCCACAACTGAGGGAACTGAAGAAGTGGTTTCAGATGCTGTAGGAGATAATTTCATTTCTTATGGAACTTACCGGTCCCAAAAACCAACCAAG GGAAGAATTCATACTCCAATCACTTCCATCGCTAGGGACATGGCTGCAATACTGGACACTGCACTTCTTCAAGCTCTGCTTTTAACTGGACAGTCCTCTACTGCTACAGATTTTCTGAAAGCCCTCAACTACTGTGATGTGAAAATATGCGAGGAGTTCCTGCACAAAAGAAGCCAATATGCTTGTCAGCTAGAACTTTATAGATGCAATTCAATGCATCATGAAGCACTGACACTTCTTCATCAACTGGTAGAAGAGTCCAAGTCAGAGCAAACTCTTGTAGAGCTCTCAACGAAGTTTAGGCCTGATATGATCATTGAATATCTCAAA CCCCTTTGTGCAACTGACCCCATGCTTGTCCTGGAGTTCTCATTGCCTGTTCTTGAAAGCTGTCCTATGCAAACCATTGAGCTATTCTTGTCTGGTAACATTCCAGCAGACTTGGTGAATTCTTACTTAAAACAGCATGCTCCAGACATGCAGGCAACATATCTAGAACGCATGCTTGCCATGAATGAAAATAGCATTTCTGGGAATCTGCAGAATGAAATG gtgcaaatttatctcTTAGAAGTGCTTGATTTGTATGCTGAACATAATTCTCAGCAAAAGTGGGATGAGAAAACATGTCCACCACCAAGGAAAAAGCTATTGTCTGCTTTGGAGAGTATCTCTGGATATAATCCAGAGGTGTTGCTGAAGAGACTTCCACCAGATGCTATGTATGAAGAACGTGCAATTCTTTTGGGGAAAATGAATCAACATGAACTTGCACTGTCTATTTATGTACACAAG CTTCATGTTTCCGAACTTGCACTGTCCTATTGTGACCGGGTGTACGGTTCAGGACTTCAACAACATTCAGCAAAATCTTATGGAAACATTTACCAGACTCTACTGCAAATCTATCTAAATCCTACGAAGACAACAAAAAAATTTGAGAAGAAAATTACTAATCTGGTATCATCTCAGAACCCTGGGATTCCAAAAGTTGGTTTAGGAACTACAGCAAAGGTAAAAGGAGGCCGGTCCAAGAAAATTGCTGAAATTGGGGGTGCTGAGGACACTCGATTCAGTCCAAGTGGCACGGACAGCGGCAGGAGTGATGGAGATACAGAAGATGCTGCCGAGGAAGGTGGTTCTACTATTATGCTAGATCAGGTACTTGATCTTTTGAGCAGAAGGTGGGATCAAATCCATGGGGCTCAGGCGCTGAAACTGCTGCCAAGGGATACTAAGTTACAG AACTTGCTTCCATTTCTTGGACCTCTTCTGAGGAAATCCAGTGAATCATATCGGAACTTCTCAGTGATAAAAAGCTTGAGGGAAAGTGAAAACCTACAG GTTAAAGATGAACTGTATAACCAAAGAAAAGCAGTCTTGAAGATCACAAGTGATAGCATGTGCTCTCTTTGCAATAAGAAGATTGGCACCAGTGTCTTTGCAGTCTATCCTAATGGTAAGACAATTGTGCACTTTGTTTGCTTTAGAGATTCACAGAATATGAAGGCAGTCGGAAGAGGCTCTCAGTTGAGGAAAAGATGA
- the LOC129873511 gene encoding vacuolar sorting protein 39-like isoform X1 has translation MVHTAYDSFQLLDNSPSKIDAIESYRSNLLVACSDGSLRVYAPESSISDQSPPSDFLSETLGLYQGRYVLERTLNGFSRRQMLAMEVLVSRELLLSLSESITFHQLPNLEILSVITKAKGANVYSWDDKRGLLCFGRQKRVCIFRHDGGRGFVEVKEFGVPDTVKSMSWCDENICLGIRREYLILNTTNGVLSEVFPSGRIAPPLVVPLPSGELLLSKDNIGVLVDQNGKLIQEGRVCWSEAPAVVIIQKPYAIGLLGRHVEIRSLRVPYPLIQTVVLRNVRHLVRSNNTVIVALDNSVFGFFPVPFGAQIVQLTASGNFEEALALCKLLPPEDSSLRSSKEQSIHIRYACFLFENGSYEEAMEHFVASQVEITYVLALYPSIIVPKSSCIPEPQKFADVADAPYLSRGSSGLSDDLDSVSSNVFESDEMDIESKKMSHNTLMALIKYLQKKRYSVIEKATTEGTEEVVSDAVGDNFISYGTYRSQKPTKGRIHTPITSIARDMAAILDTALLQALLLTGQSSTATDFLKALNYCDVKICEEFLHKRSQYACQLELYRCNSMHHEALTLLHQLVEESKSEQTLVELSTKFRPDMIIEYLKPLCATDPMLVLEFSLPVLESCPMQTIELFLSGNIPADLVNSYLKQHAPDMQATYLERMLAMNENSISGNLQNEMVQIYLLEVLDLYAEHNSQQKWDEKTCPPPRKKLLSALESISGYNPEVLLKRLPPDAMYEERAILLGKMNQHELALSIYVHKLHVSELALSYCDRVYGSGLQQHSAKSYGNIYQTLLQIYLNPTKTTKKFEKKITNLVSSQNPGIPKVGLGTTAKVKGGRSKKIAEIGGAEDTRFSPSGTDSGRSDGDTEDAAEEGGSTIMLDQVLDLLSRRWDQIHGAQALKLLPRDTKLQNLLPFLGPLLRKSSESYRNFSVIKSLRESENLQVSFTLVTHTYTHTTVYKWSFGYSGIILPVLLFFCPPAKLRETCYINVEYIDFPYWHEHGMGENVSHLSFFFFFPSVATANYHHCNSTV, from the exons ATGGTGCACACTGCCTACGATTCCTTCCAACTCCTCGATAATTCTCCCTCCAAAATCGATGCCATCGAATCATACCGCTCAAATTTGCTCGTCGCCTGTTCCGATGGATCGCTCCGTGTTTACGCTCCAGAGTCCTCCATTTCCGATCAATCTCCGCCGTCTGATTTCCTTTCCGAAACCTTAGGGCTTTATCAAGGACGCTATGTGCTCGAAAGAACTCTAAATGGATTCTCCAGAAGACAAATGCTGGCCATGGAAGTCCTCGTCTCACGAGAACTTCTGCTTTCCCTCTCCGAGTCCATCACGTTCCATCAGTTGCCCAATTTGGAGATTTTGTCTGTGATTACTAAGGCTAAAGGTGCAAATGTATATTCGTGGGATGATAAAAGAGGGTTACTTTGCTTCGGGAGGCAAAAGAGAGTTTGTATTTTCAGACACGACG GGGGGAGGGGATTTGTGGAAGTGAAAGAATTTGGAGTCCCTGACACAGTTAAGTCGATGTCATGGTGCGATGAGAATATTTGCTTGGGGATTAGAAGAGAGTACCTGATATTGAATACCACCAATGGTGTATTGTCTGAGGTGTTTCCTTCAGGGAGGATCGCACCACCTCTTGTGGTGCCTCTTCCCTCCGGAGAACTTCTTTTGAGCAAG GATAATATTGGTGTCTTAGTTGACCAAAACGGGAAGTTGATCCAAGAAGGGAGGGTTTGTTGGTCTGAGGCTCCTGCAGTTGTTATTATCCAGAAGCCATATGCAATAGGTCTCTTGGGGCGGCATGTTGAG ATACGTTCTCTTCGTGTTCCTTATCCTTTGATTCAAACAGTTGTCCTTCGGAATGTTCGTCATCTTGTTCGAAGCAACAATACTGTGATTGTTGCTCTTGATAATTctgtttttggattttttcctGTTCCTTTTGGTGCGCAG ATTGTACAACTAACAGCATCTGGAAACTTTGAGGAGGCCTTGGCTTTGTGCAAATTGCTACCACCAGAAGATTCAAGTCTTAGATCTTCAAAGGAGCAATCAATTCATATAAG ATATGCGTGCTTTCTGTTTGAAAATGGGAGCTATGAAGAAGCAATGGAACATTTTGTGGCATCTCAAGTTGAAATCACTTATGTGCTCGCCTTATATCCATCCATTATTGTCCCAAAATCATCTTGCATACCCGAACCACAGAAATTTGCGGATGTTGCAGATGCTCCATATCTCTCCAGAGGCTCCTCTGGTCTGTCAGATGATCTAGATTCTGTATCTTCGAATGTCTTTGAATCTGATGAAATGGATATTGAGTCCAAGAAAATGAGCCACAACACTTTGATGGCTCTGATTAAGTATTTGCAGAAAAAGAGATACAGTGTCATTGAGAAAGCCACAACTGAGGGAACTGAAGAAGTGGTTTCAGATGCTGTAGGAGATAATTTCATTTCTTATGGAACTTACCGGTCCCAAAAACCAACCAAG GGAAGAATTCATACTCCAATCACTTCCATCGCTAGGGACATGGCTGCAATACTGGACACTGCACTTCTTCAAGCTCTGCTTTTAACTGGACAGTCCTCTACTGCTACAGATTTTCTGAAAGCCCTCAACTACTGTGATGTGAAAATATGCGAGGAGTTCCTGCACAAAAGAAGCCAATATGCTTGTCAGCTAGAACTTTATAGATGCAATTCAATGCATCATGAAGCACTGACACTTCTTCATCAACTGGTAGAAGAGTCCAAGTCAGAGCAAACTCTTGTAGAGCTCTCAACGAAGTTTAGGCCTGATATGATCATTGAATATCTCAAA CCCCTTTGTGCAACTGACCCCATGCTTGTCCTGGAGTTCTCATTGCCTGTTCTTGAAAGCTGTCCTATGCAAACCATTGAGCTATTCTTGTCTGGTAACATTCCAGCAGACTTGGTGAATTCTTACTTAAAACAGCATGCTCCAGACATGCAGGCAACATATCTAGAACGCATGCTTGCCATGAATGAAAATAGCATTTCTGGGAATCTGCAGAATGAAATG gtgcaaatttatctcTTAGAAGTGCTTGATTTGTATGCTGAACATAATTCTCAGCAAAAGTGGGATGAGAAAACATGTCCACCACCAAGGAAAAAGCTATTGTCTGCTTTGGAGAGTATCTCTGGATATAATCCAGAGGTGTTGCTGAAGAGACTTCCACCAGATGCTATGTATGAAGAACGTGCAATTCTTTTGGGGAAAATGAATCAACATGAACTTGCACTGTCTATTTATGTACACAAG CTTCATGTTTCCGAACTTGCACTGTCCTATTGTGACCGGGTGTACGGTTCAGGACTTCAACAACATTCAGCAAAATCTTATGGAAACATTTACCAGACTCTACTGCAAATCTATCTAAATCCTACGAAGACAACAAAAAAATTTGAGAAGAAAATTACTAATCTGGTATCATCTCAGAACCCTGGGATTCCAAAAGTTGGTTTAGGAACTACAGCAAAGGTAAAAGGAGGCCGGTCCAAGAAAATTGCTGAAATTGGGGGTGCTGAGGACACTCGATTCAGTCCAAGTGGCACGGACAGCGGCAGGAGTGATGGAGATACAGAAGATGCTGCCGAGGAAGGTGGTTCTACTATTATGCTAGATCAGGTACTTGATCTTTTGAGCAGAAGGTGGGATCAAATCCATGGGGCTCAGGCGCTGAAACTGCTGCCAAGGGATACTAAGTTACAG AACTTGCTTCCATTTCTTGGACCTCTTCTGAGGAAATCCAGTGAATCATATCGGAACTTCTCAGTGATAAAAAGCTTGAGGGAAAGTGAAAACCTACAGGTAAGTTTTACTTTGGTCACACACACATATACGCATACAACAGTTTATAAGTGGTCATTTGGGTATTCTGGCATCATTTTACCTGTTCTTTTGTTCTTCTGTCCCCCCGCCAAGCTTAGGGAGACCTGTTATATCAATGTAGAGTATATTGATTTTCCTTACTGGCATGAGCATGGCATGGGGGAGAATGTTTCTcatctctcttttttctttttttttccttctgttGCAACTGCCAATTATCATCATTGCAATTCAACTGTTTGA
- the LOC129873512 gene encoding uncharacterized protein LOC129873512 yields MTSPIVEIEGDIDTDELNPFTMILPQDGHDNDAIPQQQQQQLYFLQAINCNVVIRQLPSQGLSFQLWPAATILVTLLENIRSGSTPFSGLFKRQEKGDSLPLSILELGSGTGVVGIAAAAILGAKVTVTDLPHVLPNIQFNVNANSKVLEQQCGFVDVAALSWGENQHMEAVGRDYDLILGSDVVYHDHLYDPLIKTLRFFLLGGGKKIAFVMAHLRRWKKESVFFKRAKKLFDVQIIHTEPPSNGSRIGVVVYLFTGKR; encoded by the coding sequence ATGACTTCTCCAATTGTTGAAATCGAAGGAGACATTGACACGGACGAGCTCAATCCCTTTACAATGATTCTCCCACAAGATGGCCATGACAATGACGCCATTCcgcagcagcaacaacagcaacTCTATTTCCTCCAAGCCATTAACTGCAACGTAGTCATCAGACAACTCCCATCTCAAGGCCTTTCTTTCCAACTCTGGCCTGCCGCCACCATTCTCGTCACTCTCCTTGAAAACATCCGTAGCGGATCAACTCCGTTTTCCGGGTTGTTCAAACGTCAGGAGAAAGGGGATTCACTACCCCTTAGTATTCTCGAACTGGGTTCAGGAACAGGTGTTGTTGGGATAGCTGCTGCTGCAATTCTTGGTGCTAAGGTTACTGTCACTGACCTTCCTCATGTGCTGCCTAACATACAGTTCAATGTTAATGCAAATTCCAAGGTTTTGGAACAGCAATGTGGGTTTGTTGATGTTGCGGCGCTTAGCTGGGGGGAGAACCAGCATATGGAGGCTGTTGGTAGAGATTATGATCTGATTTTGGGATCTGATGTGGTGTATCATGATCACCTCTATGATCCTCTGATTAAGACGTTGAGGTTCTTCCTGTTAGGAGGTGGAAAGAAGATAGCTTTTGTGATGGCTCATTTGAGAAGATGGAAGAAGGAATCAGTTTTCTTCAAGAGAGCTAAGAAGCTTTTTGATGTCCAAATCATACATACAGAGCCTCCCTCCAATGGGTCTAGGATTGGGGTGGTTGTGTACCTTTTCACCGGGAAAAGATAG